The DNA segment ATTGAATCCAAAACTCCCGCTGGTGCAGATGATCTGAATGTAGTATCTCGGATGCAAGACCATTTGGAAAATCTCAACAAAGATGTGTAGTTTTTCAGCCAATAGTCACTAGCAACTATTGACTGTGGATTTAATGCTCAAATATATCCTTAAATTGCAATAAATCTAAGGTAACTAAGGTTGGCAAAACTTGAAAGCATTCCTGAGCAATTTCCCAACGTTCTTCTCGTTTGAGCATTTCTGTGAGCTTTTGCTGTACGCCAAGTAAGTAGCGGACATCATTGGCGGCATAATTGAGTTGAATCTCAGATAAATTATCGGCGTTACCCCAATCGGAACTTTGAGCGCTTTTATCTAGTTCTATGTGTTCTAATTCTAGTACTACTTCTTTGAGTCCGTGCCGATTGGTGTAGGTACGAGCCAGTTTACTCGCAATTTTGGTACAAAAAACAGGCTGAACCTGAATTCCCAGGTTATGGCGCAAAGTCGCAATATCGAAACGAGCGAAGTGAAAAACTTTAACGACATTCACCGCTTCAAAGAGTATTTTTAAATTTGGGGCTTCAGTTTGTCCTTTAGCGATGC comes from the Nodularia sp. NIES-3585 genome and includes:
- a CDS encoding ribonuclease H-like domain-containing protein, yielding MTLQDFQVGDRDLSDAVLAEYLESEAIAIDTETMGLLPHRDRLCLVQLCNQEGKVTAIRIAKGQTEAPNLKILFEAVNVVKVFHFARFDIATLRHNLGIQVQPVFCTKIASKLARTYTNRHGLKEVVLELEHIELDKSAQSSDWGNADNLSEIQLNYAANDVRYLLGVQQKLTEMLKREERWEIAQECFQVLPTLVTLDLLQFKDIFEH